The genomic interval GTTAATGCTGTTTATCGGAGGAAAGAAGAGACCGGGTCGGTCCGAAAGAAATGCTGCGTCTGCCTCCTGTAGTTGGGTCTTGTAGTGCGCTGCTGACGGGCGAGATGGACGAGCGAGCTAGCCGTAGCATACGGGTGGGCTGCGGCTGTCGTCTCAGTATTTTTCACTCTACCAGTAGTTATTAGTAGCTTTAATATCAGATGCATGTCTGCGTCTCTCTCCATCTGGTGATATAAGCTACTCCACGTTAGGCCTGCAACGTACAACGGGGACATGCAGTGCTtaggtacgagtacaacaTCGTTTGACAGCACGAGACGGGGGAACGCTCATCTTGTCGGTCGGAATTAACTCTAAGCTTCCTGTTCATCTCCTGTTCACCCTCATTCTTCGTCAACCGAtcttgggcttcttctggtgtgAGAAGCCGTAGACCCTTCACTCGTTACACGAAGCAGACAGATACAAGCACTTGGCCACCGCCCCGACTCGAAAGAAAACAGCCTTCAACTTCGACCATCGCCAGAGGGAGGAGAAAAGACGAGAATTCCACCTTCTGTAGCTACTTCAGCAACTGGCATCATGAGCGATGACCAGCCTCTGTACGAACCGCCGAGTCCCTACGAGGAGGGCTCTGGTGCAGAGACCCTGACAAACGGCAAAAGCTACCCTTCAGACATGCCTTCATCCAGCTTGGAGCAGCATCCCTCAGCTCCCAATGGATCGTTGGACAAGGATCTGTTTTCGGAACACTCCCGACAACTTGAAATCGACAAGGAGAGTCCTTCAAGCCAACTTCCTTCATACCGACGGAGAAAGCGGCTGGACATTGTTAGCGAcgaggaaaaggaggatGTGGGGCCTCCAGTTCACAGACACAAGCTCAGACCGACGTCAATGGCCAAGGTTTTGGGACTCAACATGACCGAGCTGGAACTGCTGCGGTTCTACTTCCATGAGAGTAGCCCGATTCTGTGCGCTGCCAGTGGAACCAAAGACTCGATATGGATGGGGAACGTGCCTGCGCTGTCCAACAGAAGCCCTGCTCTCAAACGGGCCGCCATGACCTTTGCTACGTTGCATCTGGGAAAGAACCGTCAGACTGCAACTTATCTTTTGAACGACGGAAACGAGCATCCCACATCTAGTGGTCCTCCCGATATGAAACAGGTGATCGGCTACGTGCCACTGCAAGACCGTGTCACCGAGAGACTGCTCATTGAGTTCACAGAAACGCTGCGAGCTCATAAGAAGGAGATCATGGAGACGGAAGCAGAAAACTGTGAAGCTCTACTGGTGACATCTGTCGTCATCTACCTGGTGGCCATGTCTCTTGGCCCTTTAATTCCTCTTGCCAACTTTGACGGAGGCTCAGATCTCTTTTCAATCGTGCGCAATCTGCGTCTCATCACAACCACAATCACAGGCCAAGAACCCGTGATCCATCCTCCTTTCGAGGCACCTGCTGAGGGCAGCATCCGGCTGCCCAGGGAAGAGGCTCTGTGGGAGATTGTCGAGTTGGTGGAACTCAATATGGATTACTCGCCCATCACGAAGCGACGTATCAAGGGCATTCTGACCAAGGAAATCAACTCTCTGATCCAGCTGTTGAACATGGACATCCTCAACCACAGTGTCGCGCATTTCTCGGCCTGGTGCACCTACTGGCAGCCTGAGTTTTCAGACCTCAAGAACAACGCCAACCCCTACGCTCTCATGATCATCTGCTACTATGCCGCCTACACCCACATGTGGCATATTCTCTTCTGGTGGGCAGACAGATCATCAGAGGACGTCTACTACATCATGGATCACATTCCTATAGAGTTCCATGACTATCTTCAATGGCCTCTGGAAATCGTGCAGacctacgagtacaactaTGAAGACATGTTGTCAGGGAAGTTACGGGAAATGACTCTCGCATAGCAAGGAGACCTCATCCCCACAATCTAACAACtacggtactgtacttgtactggtacagtacttgtagtacatgAAAAAAGTGATCCACCAACTATTCTAACAGCCACTACTTACATTAGATACAGAGTTATTTATTAGTTGCTGctattatttattaataTCATTTTCTTGATTATGTTGACAAGGTGTATCTGCTTTAGTCAAATTATTGTACCGTAACTGCTCTTATTCTATCAGATATAAATATTTTTGTATGCCGATATTCAATCCGCCTTACATGGAGTAAGTCTCGTTGCAAAACCGAACCCCAgtcttcttggcagcctgCTCAGCGGTCACGACCAGACCATTGGGGCCACAGGCAAGAATCCACTTACCCTCAGGAGCGCTTCGGTTGAGAAAGTAAGCGCTGGCCGTGTCTGCGGGCTGGGGACGGCCATCGTGGTATGTAATGCTTTGAGAAGCTTCCCGCTTTCCATTGTCCTGGTCCTTCCCCTTGTTCTTGTGGGCGCCCTTGGTGCTATcttggctgctgctgccttcGTCTTCAGAGAGCAGGTCGTCGAGCTCATCTCGCTCTCTGTCTTCATCTTCCTGgccaatctcctccatctccatatCCTCGGACAGGAGGCCAGCGGTGCCTTCAGCGTCCTTAGCGTACACCACACCTTCTCCCAGGAAGGGATCTTGACCAGTGATGTAGATATCGGTAGGCGTTTCACCCAAGCGCGACTCGACTTCACTGACACCAGCCTTGTTTCGCAACACCCAAACCAGCTTATGCGAGATTCCGGCCTTTGCAAGGGTCTGGACGACAGGAAGAGCAAAGGAGATAcccgctcctccagcaaATACTAGGACTCGGTTTGCCGTCGAGAAAAAGTCGTCGGGCAGAGACTCGAAGGGGCCGTAGACGGCAAACTGGgttccagaagcagcgTGAGCCAGGGAGAACTTGGTGGGTCGAACAATGAGCTCCACGTGATCGTCTGAGGGCAGAGACGAAATGGTGTATGGgtgtgtggaggagatccaggagaG from Yarrowia lipolytica chromosome 1F, complete sequence carries:
- a CDS encoding uncharacterized protein (Compare to YALI0F18326g, similar to uniprot|Q6C1S5 Yarrowia lipolytica YALI0F13761g), with the protein product MSDDQPLYEPPSPYEEGSGAETLTNGKSYPSDMPSSSLEQHPSAPNGSLDKDLFSEHSRQLEIDKESPSSQLPSYRRRKRLDIVSDEEKEDVGPPVHRHKLRPTSMAKVLGLNMTELELLRFYFHESSPILCAASGTKDSIWMGNVPALSNRSPALKRAAMTFATLHLGKNRQTATYLLNDGNEHPTSSGPPDMKQVIGYVPLQDRVTERLLIEFTETLRAHKKEIMETEAENCEALLVTSVVIYLVAMSLGPLIPLANFDGGSDLFSIVRNLRLITTTITGQEPVIHPPFEAPAEGSIRLPREEALWEIVELVELNMDYSPITKRRIKGILTKEINSLIQLLNMDILNHSVAHFSAWCTYWQPEFSDLKNNANPYALMIICYYAAYTHMWHILFWWADRSSEDVYYIMDHIPIEFHDYLQWPLEIVQTYEYNYEDMLSGKLREMTLA